The following is a genomic window from Crossiella equi.
GGCGCACGGACAGCGAGTGCCACCAGGCGGTGGCCACGAGGTTCGTACCGTCGGTCAGCAGCAGGTTGAGCCGGGAGTCCGGGGCGGCGCGGGCCACCTCGCGGACCAGGTCGGACACGGCCGTCGCGGCCGGGACACCCGCGTGCAGCCGCTGCCGCAGCAGGGCCCAGAGCACGGCGGAGTCGGTCGGCGCGTCCAGCACCATCAGGTCGGTCACGGGCAGTCCGGCGGCGAGCCCGGCCAGCGAGCCGGGCCAGCCGGTGACGCGCCCGTTGTGGCTGAACAGCCAGTCCCCGTCGCTGAACGGGGCGCTGGCCTGCTCGGTCACCGGCATGCCCACGGTCGCCGAGCGCACCGCGGCCAGCACGGCACTGGAGGACACCGAGGGCGCCCAGGAGGCGAAGGAGGTGTCAGTCCACAGTGGACGTGCGCTGCGGTGGCGCACCGGCGCGAGACCGGGCCCGGGGAACCAGCCGACCCCGTACCCGTCCGCGTTCACCGTGCCGCCGCCACGCATGTCCAACGGCGCCCACGACTGCCGCAGCAACGAGTGCGGCGGGGTGAGCACCAGGTCGGCCAAGGGCATGGCGGGGCCGAGGTAACCCAGGTGGCGGCACACGCCTAGCGGTCGCCCTCACCCGGACGGGCGTCCCGCACGCAGCGGAAGCCGCTGAAGATCTGTCTGCGGACGGGGTGGTCCCAGTTGCGGAAGGTGCCGCGCACGGCGACCGCGTCGGTGCCGAAGCTGCCGCCGCGCAACATC
Proteins encoded in this region:
- the egtC gene encoding ergothioneine biosynthesis protein EgtC, producing the protein MCRHLGYLGPAMPLADLVLTPPHSLLRQSWAPLDMRGGGTVNADGYGVGWFPGPGLAPVRHRSARPLWTDTSFASWAPSVSSSAVLAAVRSATVGMPVTEQASAPFSDGDWLFSHNGRVTGWPGSLAGLAAGLPVTDLMVLDAPTDSAVLWALLRQRLHAGVPAATAVSDLVREVARAAPDSRLNLLLTDGTNLVATAWWHSLSVRHTGYSVTIASEPFDESDWRPVPDRHLVLASASTVDIIPLGDLP